A single region of the Streptomyces sp. NBC_00425 genome encodes:
- a CDS encoding GMC family oxidoreductase N-terminal domain-containing protein gives MSQDAYDYDVIVVGSGFGGSVTALRLTEKGYRVGVLEAGRRFTRESLPRNSWDLKNYLWAPKLGMYGIQRIHLLGNVMVLAGAGVGGGSLNYANTLYVPPKPFFDDPQWRGITDWQEELRPYYDQARRMLGVRLNPTTTPSDVHLKAAAERMGVGDTFHMAPVGVFFGDGEDADGTAKAKPGEQVDDPYFGGAGPSRKACTECGECMTGCRHGAKNTLNENYLHLAERAGAVVHPLTTVVSVTDDSQGGYAVATLPTDERRRGRAKAKSRVFKARRVVLAAGTYGTQTLLHRMKANRQLPYLSDRLGELTRTNSEALVGAQTDDRRYRKATGAPKVDFTRGVAITSSVHPDADTHIEPVRYGKGSNSMGGLSILQVPYAEGSSRVAGWLTNAARHPLLVLRSLSNRRWSERTIIGLVMQSLDNSLTTYLKPSGVGRGLLTARQGHGAPNPKQIRAASEAASAIAADINGFAGSNVGELMGTPLTAHFLGGCPIGDSRESGVIDPYHRLYGHPGISVVDGAAVSANLGVNPSLTITAQAERAMSFWPNKGETDPRPAQGAAYERLEPVEPISPAVPADAFGALRLPFLGMPTVPPRQ, from the coding sequence GTGTCCCAGGACGCCTACGACTACGACGTCATCGTCGTCGGATCCGGCTTCGGCGGTTCCGTGACCGCCCTGCGTCTCACGGAGAAGGGGTACCGCGTAGGCGTCCTGGAGGCCGGCCGCCGATTCACCCGGGAGTCGCTCCCCAGGAACTCCTGGGACCTGAAGAACTACCTGTGGGCCCCGAAGCTCGGCATGTACGGCATCCAGCGCATCCACCTGCTGGGCAACGTCATGGTGCTGGCCGGCGCGGGCGTGGGCGGCGGCTCCCTCAACTACGCCAACACGCTCTACGTGCCGCCGAAGCCGTTCTTCGACGACCCCCAGTGGCGTGGCATCACCGACTGGCAGGAAGAGCTGCGGCCGTACTACGACCAGGCCCGGCGCATGCTCGGCGTACGCCTCAACCCGACGACGACCCCCTCCGACGTGCATCTGAAGGCGGCCGCCGAGCGGATGGGCGTCGGCGACACCTTCCACATGGCGCCCGTCGGCGTGTTCTTCGGCGACGGCGAGGACGCCGACGGCACGGCGAAGGCGAAGCCGGGCGAGCAGGTCGACGACCCCTACTTCGGCGGCGCCGGCCCTTCCCGCAAGGCCTGCACCGAGTGCGGCGAGTGCATGACCGGCTGCCGGCACGGCGCGAAGAACACCCTGAACGAGAACTACCTGCACCTCGCCGAGCGGGCGGGCGCCGTCGTGCACCCCCTGACGACGGTGGTCTCCGTCACCGACGACTCGCAGGGCGGGTACGCGGTGGCCACCCTCCCCACCGACGAGCGCCGCAGGGGCAGGGCGAAGGCGAAGAGCCGGGTCTTCAAGGCCCGCCGGGTCGTCCTCGCCGCCGGCACCTACGGCACCCAGACCCTGCTGCACCGGATGAAGGCCAACCGTCAACTGCCCTACCTCTCGGACCGGTTGGGCGAGCTGACCCGTACCAACTCGGAGGCGCTGGTCGGCGCGCAGACCGACGACCGCCGCTACCGCAAGGCGACCGGCGCGCCGAAGGTCGACTTCACGCGCGGCGTCGCCATCACCTCGTCCGTCCACCCGGACGCCGACACCCACATCGAGCCGGTCCGCTACGGCAAGGGCTCCAACTCGATGGGCGGGCTGTCGATCCTTCAGGTGCCGTACGCGGAAGGCTCCTCCAGGGTGGCCGGCTGGCTGACGAACGCGGCCCGCCACCCGCTGCTGGTCCTGCGCTCGCTGTCCAACCGCCGCTGGTCGGAGCGGACCATCATCGGCCTGGTGATGCAGTCGCTGGACAACTCGCTGACGACGTATCTCAAGCCGTCCGGCGTCGGCAGAGGGCTGCTGACGGCGCGTCAAGGACACGGCGCCCCCAACCCCAAGCAGATCAGGGCCGCTTCCGAGGCCGCCTCCGCGATCGCCGCCGACATCAACGGCTTCGCCGGTTCCAACGTCGGAGAGCTGATGGGCACCCCGCTCACCGCCCACTTCCTCGGCGGCTGCCCGATCGGCGACTCCCGCGAGAGCGGCGTCATCGACCCGTACCACCGGCTGTACGGCCACCCCGGGATCTCGGTCGTCGACGGCGCCGCCGTCTCGGCGAACCTGGGCGTGAATCCCTCGCTCACCATCACCGCCCAGGCGGAGCGCGCGATGTCGTTCTGGCCGAACAAGGGCGAGACGGACCCGCGGCCGGCGCAGGGCGCGGCGTACGAACGGCTGGAGCCGGTGGAGCCCATCAGCCCGGCGGTGCCGGCGGACGCCTTCGGCGCGCTGCGCCTGCCGTTCCTCGGGATGCCGACGGTCCCGCCCCGGCAGTAG
- a CDS encoding pyridoxamine 5'-phosphate oxidase family protein: MTASWAAFAAAEPELAKVAEERFAAFTHHVLATLRKDGSPRTSGLEVRFTGGELWLGMMPDSLKARDLHRDPRFSLQANPGEGTGLGGGDVRIAGRAVEVDDPETKGAYVKEVEPPQPFHLFRTELTEVVRTYIEDDTYLVAQIWKPGEPVRTLRRT; encoded by the coding sequence ATGACAGCGAGCTGGGCGGCCTTCGCCGCGGCCGAACCGGAGCTGGCGAAGGTAGCCGAGGAACGCTTCGCGGCCTTCACGCACCACGTCCTCGCGACGCTCCGCAAGGACGGCTCGCCCCGCACCAGCGGCCTCGAGGTCCGATTCACCGGCGGTGAGCTGTGGCTCGGCATGATGCCGGACTCGCTCAAGGCACGGGACCTGCACCGCGACCCCCGCTTCAGCCTCCAGGCCAACCCGGGCGAGGGGACGGGGCTGGGCGGCGGCGACGTCCGGATCGCCGGCCGGGCGGTCGAGGTGGACGACCCGGAGACCAAAGGGGCGTACGTGAAAGAGGTGGAACCGCCGCAGCCGTTCCACCTCTTCCGCACCGAGCTGACGGAGGTCGTGCGGACCTACATCGAGGACGACACGTATCTGGTCGCCCAGATCTGGAAGCCCGGAGAGCCGGTGCGCACGCTCAGGCGGACCTGA
- a CDS encoding chorismate mutase, with product MTATATSAAATAAEKTGARTTEAAGVITGARERIDALDDRIIGLIQERMAVSAVIQEARITSGGRRVNLSREMEVLGHYSDALGKPGTSLAMTLLELCRGRV from the coding sequence ATGACCGCCACCGCCACCAGCGCTGCCGCCACCGCCGCCGAGAAGACCGGCGCCCGCACGACCGAGGCAGCCGGCGTGATCACCGGCGCCCGGGAGCGCATCGACGCGCTCGACGACCGGATCATCGGACTGATCCAGGAACGGATGGCCGTCTCGGCCGTCATCCAGGAGGCCCGCATCACCTCCGGCGGACGGCGGGTGAACCTCTCCCGCGAGATGGAGGTCCTCGGGCACTACAGTGACGCGCTCGGCAAGCCCGGCACGTCGCTGGCTATGACGCTGCTGGAACTGTGCCGGGGCCGCGTCTGA
- a CDS encoding DUF4429 domain-containing protein, which yields MAEIIQRDGTWAFDGTTVRITPGLHRSVPLFRQTYGEIAVPLEAVAGIVYEPERKRGRLRMRLREGADPLLQATGGRLPDAADPYRLTVDVDRSGVAEYLAEEIRHALLLDQIPGEPTAAYLLPGPPVPVSVRSSDGIVSFDGVQVRVDWAQTSDRVKRATGPRVLDVGDVVQVEWLPNSGFEDGFLRFVTRETVHSKLPAEKDPYALDLWGNVSRDLLTALVATAVTARLPHPSARAHPEPADEAGEGPGHAHGRRGADRGRWLTASVPPPADHHDVLLRRLRELGELHRDGVLTDEEFARTKALVLRGF from the coding sequence ATGGCCGAGATCATCCAGCGTGACGGGACCTGGGCCTTCGACGGCACGACGGTCCGGATCACGCCGGGGCTGCACCGCTCCGTGCCGCTGTTCCGGCAGACGTACGGGGAGATCGCCGTGCCTCTGGAGGCCGTCGCCGGGATCGTCTACGAGCCCGAACGCAAGCGCGGGCGGCTGCGGATGCGGCTGCGCGAGGGAGCGGACCCGCTGCTGCAGGCGACCGGCGGGCGGCTGCCCGACGCGGCCGATCCCTACCGGCTCACCGTGGACGTGGATCGCTCCGGCGTCGCCGAGTACCTCGCCGAGGAGATCCGGCACGCGCTGCTGCTGGACCAGATCCCGGGCGAGCCGACCGCGGCCTATCTCCTGCCCGGCCCGCCCGTCCCGGTCTCCGTGCGGTCCTCCGACGGCATCGTGTCCTTCGACGGCGTCCAGGTGCGCGTCGACTGGGCGCAGACCTCGGACCGGGTGAAGCGGGCGACCGGGCCCCGGGTGCTCGACGTCGGGGACGTGGTGCAGGTGGAGTGGCTGCCCAACTCCGGTTTCGAGGACGGCTTCCTGCGGTTCGTGACCCGCGAGACGGTGCACTCGAAGCTGCCGGCCGAGAAGGACCCGTACGCCCTCGACCTGTGGGGCAACGTGAGCCGCGACCTGCTGACGGCGCTGGTCGCGACGGCGGTCACCGCGCGGTTGCCGCATCCCTCCGCACGCGCCCACCCGGAGCCCGCCGACGAGGCCGGGGAGGGGCCCGGACACGCGCACGGTCGGCGGGGAGCGGACCGCGGACGGTGGCTCACGGCGTCCGTCCCGCCGCCGGCCGACCATCACGACGTGCTGCTGCGCCGGCTGCGCGAGCTGGGCGAGCTGCACCGGGACGGTGTGCTGACCGACGAGGAGTTCGCGCGGACGAAGGCCTTGGTGCTGCGGGGCTTCTGA
- a CDS encoding class II aldolase/adducin family protein, which produces MHGPTPPAPLPTDRLQFAMPPMHDSVEDERLHRKERLAGAVRLFGRLGFEDGVSGHITARDPEFDDCFWVNPFGMPFQHVTVSDLVLTNQDGQVVEGRYHVNQAAFTVHAQVHAARPDVVAVAHCHSVHGRALAALGELLDPITQESCAFYEDHALYDAYTGVAVDAEEGRRIAAALGSRKALVLRNHGLLTVGDSVDAAAWWFLSMERSSQVQLTAKAAGRPVLIDHRAAVATREQLGGDLVAWINYQPLWQEISRSQPDLLS; this is translated from the coding sequence ATGCACGGGCCCACGCCGCCTGCTCCCCTGCCCACCGACCGGCTGCAGTTCGCGATGCCGCCGATGCACGACTCGGTGGAGGACGAGCGCCTGCACCGCAAGGAACGGCTGGCGGGCGCGGTGCGCCTGTTCGGACGGCTCGGCTTCGAGGACGGCGTCTCCGGGCACATCACCGCCCGCGACCCCGAGTTCGACGACTGTTTCTGGGTCAACCCCTTCGGGATGCCCTTCCAGCACGTCACGGTCAGTGACCTGGTGCTGACCAACCAGGACGGGCAGGTCGTCGAGGGGCGCTACCACGTCAACCAGGCCGCCTTCACCGTGCACGCCCAGGTGCACGCGGCACGGCCCGACGTCGTGGCCGTCGCGCACTGCCATTCCGTGCACGGCCGCGCCCTCGCCGCCCTCGGCGAACTCCTCGACCCCATCACCCAGGAGAGCTGCGCGTTCTACGAGGACCACGCCCTCTACGACGCCTACACCGGGGTGGCCGTCGACGCGGAGGAGGGCCGGCGCATCGCGGCCGCGCTCGGCTCCCGCAAGGCGCTCGTGCTGCGCAACCACGGACTGCTGACGGTCGGCGACTCCGTCGACGCCGCCGCCTGGTGGTTCCTGTCGATGGAACGCTCCAGTCAGGTCCAGCTGACGGCGAAGGCCGCGGGCCGTCCCGTCCTGATCGACCACCGGGCGGCGGTCGCGACCCGGGAGCAGCTCGGCGGCGACCTGGTGGCGTGGATCAACTACCAGCCGCTGTGGCAGGAGATCAGCCGCAGCCAGCCCGACCTGCTGAGCTGA
- the guaA gene encoding glutamine-hydrolyzing GMP synthase — protein sequence MSSATPTAAAPDTVLVVDFGAQYAQLIARRVREARVYSEIVPSSMPVEEMLAKNPAAIVLSGGPSSVYEEGAPTVDRALFEAGVPVFGMCYGFQLMAQTLGGTVDNSGAREYGRTELHVSRASSTLFEGTPAEQAVWMSHGDACSAAPEGFVVSASTDVVPVAAFENDEKKLYGVQYHPEVMHSTHGQQVLEHFLYRGAGLSPDWTTGNVIEEQVEAIREQVGDRRAICGLSGGVDSAVAAALVQKAIGSQLTCVYVDHGLMRKGETEQVEKDFVAATGVQLKVVDAEERFLTALKGVSDPEEKRKIIGREFIRVFEQAQAEIIADEGPAVEFLVQGTLYPDVVESGGGTGTANIKSHHNVGGLPEDLEFQLVEPLRKLFKDEVRMVGQELGLPEEIVQRQPFPGPGLGIRIVGEVTKERLDLLRDADAIAREELTAAGLDRDIWQCPVVLLADVRSVGVQGDGRTYGHPIVLRPVSSEDAMTADWSRLPYDVLAKISTRITNEVSDVNRVVVDVTSKPPGTIEWE from the coding sequence GTGTCATCAGCGACTCCTACTGCCGCCGCCCCCGACACCGTCCTGGTCGTCGACTTCGGTGCGCAGTACGCCCAGCTCATCGCCCGTCGAGTCCGCGAGGCGCGGGTCTACAGCGAGATCGTGCCGAGCAGCATGCCGGTGGAGGAGATGCTCGCCAAGAACCCGGCGGCGATCGTCCTCTCCGGCGGCCCCTCGTCCGTGTACGAGGAGGGCGCCCCGACCGTCGACCGCGCGCTCTTCGAGGCCGGTGTCCCCGTCTTCGGCATGTGCTACGGCTTCCAGCTGATGGCGCAGACCCTCGGCGGCACCGTCGACAACTCGGGCGCCCGTGAGTACGGCCGCACCGAGCTGCACGTCTCCCGCGCCTCCTCCACCCTCTTCGAGGGCACCCCGGCCGAGCAGGCCGTGTGGATGTCGCACGGAGACGCCTGCTCCGCCGCGCCCGAGGGCTTCGTCGTCAGCGCCTCCACGGACGTCGTCCCGGTCGCCGCCTTCGAGAACGACGAGAAGAAGCTCTACGGCGTCCAGTACCACCCCGAGGTCATGCACTCCACGCACGGCCAGCAGGTGCTGGAGCACTTCCTCTACCGGGGCGCGGGCCTGAGCCCGGACTGGACCACCGGCAACGTCATCGAGGAGCAGGTCGAGGCGATCCGCGAGCAGGTCGGCGACAGGCGCGCCATCTGCGGCCTGTCCGGCGGCGTGGACTCCGCGGTCGCCGCGGCCCTCGTCCAGAAGGCCATCGGCTCCCAGCTGACCTGCGTCTACGTCGACCACGGTCTGATGCGCAAGGGCGAGACCGAGCAGGTCGAGAAGGACTTCGTGGCCGCGACCGGCGTCCAGCTGAAGGTCGTGGACGCGGAAGAGCGGTTCCTCACCGCGCTCAAGGGCGTCTCGGACCCCGAGGAGAAGCGGAAGATCATCGGGCGCGAGTTCATCCGCGTCTTCGAGCAGGCCCAGGCCGAGATCATCGCGGACGAGGGCCCGGCCGTGGAGTTCCTCGTCCAGGGCACGCTCTACCCGGACGTCGTGGAGTCCGGCGGCGGCACCGGCACCGCCAACATCAAGTCCCACCACAACGTGGGCGGGCTCCCCGAGGACCTCGAGTTCCAGCTCGTCGAGCCGCTGCGCAAGCTGTTCAAGGACGAGGTCCGCATGGTCGGCCAGGAGCTCGGCCTGCCCGAGGAGATCGTCCAGCGCCAGCCGTTCCCCGGCCCCGGCCTCGGCATCCGGATCGTCGGCGAGGTCACCAAGGAGCGCCTGGACCTGCTGCGCGACGCCGACGCCATCGCCCGCGAGGAGCTGACGGCCGCCGGTCTCGACCGGGACATCTGGCAGTGCCCGGTGGTCCTCCTCGCGGACGTCCGCAGCGTCGGCGTCCAGGGCGACGGCCGCACCTACGGCCACCCGATCGTCCTGCGCCCGGTCTCCTCCGAGGACGCCATGACGGCCGACTGGTCGCGGCTGCCGTACGACGTCCTCGCGAAGATCTCCACCCGGATCACCAACGAGGTGAGCGACGTCAACCGCGTCGTCGTCGACGTCACCTCGAAGCCGCCGGGCACCATCGAGTGGGAGTGA
- a CDS encoding LPXTG cell wall anchor domain-containing protein — protein sequence MNLRRTMVTVAATAVIAPLALLSAPAAFAEEGGTSSSPSASSSETGASSPSASASDGQSASGTPTDASSASSSPSDGQKASGSPSGSSSPSSSGSGKATASASATASGDGFDPYQDCDSFNLDEKLSAQVKGLPSKIVAGSGWHGFTFVVDNDSDRDLKNVYIDAFLEYGDEATDAFLSEGLAVIQVKEDGKWTDSFQDSFEDEHGKTVNVTGSFVGLLDTLEKHSSASLELRVKVKASAPAGSSFALSEAIYAGEGSACYGNGDYYDVRILAAGADAGDSGDAKPNGDKPTSGAKPQGGAKPISGSLAETGSDSTLAVIGLVGGVAVLAGAGAVFTARRRKVGMHA from the coding sequence ATGAATCTCCGCCGCACGATGGTCACCGTGGCCGCGACCGCCGTCATCGCGCCGCTCGCGCTGCTGTCGGCGCCCGCCGCCTTCGCGGAGGAGGGCGGCACGTCCTCCTCCCCGAGCGCGTCCTCCTCGGAGACCGGCGCCTCCTCGCCGTCCGCCTCGGCCTCGGACGGCCAGAGCGCGTCCGGCACCCCGACCGACGCCTCGTCGGCTTCGTCGTCCCCGTCGGACGGCCAGAAGGCCTCCGGCTCTCCGTCCGGCTCCTCCTCGCCCTCCTCCTCCGGCTCGGGGAAGGCCACCGCGAGCGCGTCGGCCACCGCGAGCGGGGACGGGTTCGACCCGTACCAGGACTGCGACTCCTTCAACCTGGACGAGAAGCTGTCGGCGCAGGTCAAGGGCCTGCCGAGCAAGATCGTCGCCGGTTCCGGCTGGCACGGCTTCACGTTCGTCGTCGACAACGACTCCGACCGCGACCTGAAGAACGTGTACATCGACGCGTTCCTCGAGTACGGCGACGAAGCGACCGACGCGTTCCTGTCCGAGGGCCTCGCCGTCATCCAGGTCAAGGAGGACGGCAAGTGGACCGACAGCTTCCAGGACTCCTTCGAGGACGAGCACGGCAAGACGGTCAACGTCACGGGATCCTTCGTCGGGCTGCTCGACACGCTGGAGAAGCACTCCTCCGCGAGCCTCGAACTGCGGGTGAAGGTCAAGGCCTCCGCCCCTGCGGGCTCCTCGTTCGCGCTGAGCGAGGCCATCTACGCCGGTGAGGGTTCCGCCTGCTACGGCAACGGCGACTACTACGACGTCCGGATCCTCGCCGCCGGCGCGGACGCGGGCGACTCCGGCGACGCCAAGCCCAACGGCGACAAGCCCACCTCCGGCGCCAAGCCCCAGGGCGGCGCCAAGCCGATCAGCGGCAGCCTCGCCGAGACCGGCTCCGACTCCACGCTTGCGGTGATCGGCCTGGTCGGCGGGGTCGCCGTGCTGGCCGGCGCCGGCGCGGTGTTCACGGCCCGTCGCCGCAAGGTCGGCATGCACGCGTAA
- a CDS encoding DoxX family protein produces the protein MTHSMRTDAYPPHLDGGGRGWRDTATRYALLPLRVFLGVTFIYAGLDKLTDSAFLKDSGAGSIGETMRAVRDSSAIPALVDMALKSPVGFGYAMAFGELAVGIGALLGILTRLAALGGALISLSLWLTVSWAAEPYYYGNDLPYLMAWLPLVLAGAPVLSLDAAWHSRRRRRTGGLA, from the coding sequence ATGACTCACAGCATGCGGACGGACGCTTACCCTCCTCATCTCGACGGCGGAGGCCGTGGCTGGCGGGACACCGCCACCCGGTACGCCCTCCTTCCCCTGCGCGTCTTCCTCGGGGTCACCTTCATCTACGCCGGTCTCGACAAGCTGACCGACAGCGCCTTCCTGAAGGACAGCGGCGCCGGCTCGATCGGCGAGACCATGCGCGCCGTCCGTGACTCCTCCGCCATCCCGGCTCTGGTCGACATGGCCCTGAAGAGCCCGGTCGGCTTCGGCTACGCGATGGCCTTCGGCGAACTCGCCGTCGGCATCGGCGCCCTGCTGGGCATCCTCACCCGGCTCGCCGCGCTGGGCGGCGCGCTGATCTCGCTCAGCCTGTGGCTGACGGTCAGCTGGGCCGCCGAGCCGTACTACTACGGCAACGACCTCCCGTACCTCATGGCCTGGCTGCCTCTCGTCCTCGCGGGCGCCCCGGTGCTCTCCCTCGACGCCGCCTGGCACTCCAGGCGACGGCGGCGGACGGGCGGCCTGGCCTAG
- the rox gene encoding rifampin monooxygenase, translating to MIDVIVAGGGPTGLMLASELRLHGVHALVLEKDAEPTRIVRSLGLHARSVEVMDQRGLLERFLALGKQHPVGGFFAAIDKPAPDQMDTAHPYALGIPQTTTDRLLVEHATELGVEIRRGCELVGLSQDEHGVTAELADGTRLRSRYLVGCDGGRSAVRKLLGVGFPGEPSRVETLLGEVEVTAPPDTLNAVIAEVRKTHKRFGAMPLGDGVYRVVAPAEGVAEDRTVPPTLDELKRQVRKLAGTDFGVHSPRWLSRFGDATRLAERYRTGRVLLAGDAAHIHPPTGGQGLNLGIQDAFNLGWKLAAEVNGWAPEGLLDSYHTERHPVAADVLDNTRAQMELMSVEPGPRAVRRLVSELMDFEEVNRHLMEKITAIGVRYDFGEGHELLGRRLRDVGLKRGRLYELMHGGRGLLLDQTGRLSVAGWADRVDHVADISKELDAPAVLLRPDGHVAWVGDDQQDLLDRLPQWFGAAAS from the coding sequence ATGATTGATGTGATCGTTGCCGGCGGCGGACCGACCGGCTTGATGCTGGCCAGCGAGTTGCGGCTGCACGGCGTGCATGCGCTCGTGCTGGAGAAGGACGCGGAGCCGACCAGGATCGTCCGCTCGCTCGGTCTGCACGCGCGCAGCGTCGAGGTGATGGACCAGCGAGGTCTGCTGGAGCGGTTCCTCGCGCTCGGTAAGCAGCACCCGGTCGGTGGTTTCTTCGCCGCCATTGACAAGCCGGCGCCGGACCAGATGGACACCGCACACCCGTACGCCCTCGGCATCCCGCAAACCACCACCGATCGCCTGCTTGTCGAGCACGCCACCGAACTCGGCGTCGAGATCCGGCGCGGCTGCGAACTCGTCGGGCTGAGCCAGGACGAACACGGGGTGACCGCCGAACTTGCCGACGGCACGCGACTGCGCTCGCGCTACCTCGTCGGTTGTGACGGCGGCCGCAGCGCGGTGCGCAAGCTGCTCGGCGTCGGCTTCCCCGGCGAGCCCTCCAGGGTCGAGACGCTGCTGGGCGAGGTGGAGGTGACCGCGCCACCGGACACGCTGAACGCCGTGATAGCTGAAGTCCGCAAGACCCACAAGCGGTTCGGCGCCATGCCCCTCGGGGACGGGGTGTACCGCGTCGTCGCGCCCGCCGAAGGGGTGGCCGAGGACCGCACGGTCCCGCCGACCCTGGACGAGCTGAAGCGGCAGGTGCGGAAGCTCGCCGGCACCGACTTCGGCGTGCACTCACCGCGATGGCTCTCCCGCTTCGGCGACGCCACCCGGCTGGCCGAGCGCTACCGGACCGGCCGGGTGCTGCTGGCCGGCGACGCGGCGCACATCCACCCGCCGACCGGCGGGCAGGGGCTCAACCTCGGCATCCAGGACGCGTTCAACCTGGGCTGGAAGCTGGCCGCCGAGGTCAACGGCTGGGCACCGGAGGGACTGCTGGACAGCTACCACACCGAACGGCACCCGGTGGCCGCCGATGTGCTGGACAACACCCGCGCGCAGATGGAGCTGATGTCCGTCGAGCCGGGTCCCCGAGCAGTGCGCCGGCTGGTGTCGGAACTGATGGACTTCGAGGAGGTGAACCGGCACCTGATGGAGAAGATCACGGCGATCGGGGTCCGCTACGACTTCGGCGAGGGGCACGAACTGCTCGGCCGACGACTGCGGGACGTGGGGCTGAAGCGTGGTCGCCTCTACGAGCTGATGCACGGCGGCCGCGGGCTGCTGCTCGACCAGACCGGCCGCCTCTCGGTGGCAGGCTGGGCAGATCGAGTCGACCACGTCGCCGACATCAGCAAGGAACTGGACGCGCCCGCGGTGCTGCTGCGGCCGGACGGCCACGTGGCGTGGGTTGGTGACGATCAGCAGGATCTGCTCGACCGGCTTCCCCAGTGGTTCGGCGCTGCGGCCAGCTGA
- a CDS encoding succinic semialdehyde dehydrogenase — translation MTDSQAPEKTSEQTPETTGTNPLAPAPIGVRTAADVVTPELVAQLTKGVTGSGRTANHTPFTGEKLADLPESTPEDVLKAYEAARAAQAVWAKTPVRERAAVLLRFHDLVLERQAEVLDLIQLETGKARLHAHEEVQAVAVAARHYGRKAPFYLRPKRHAGAMPTLTKVTELRHPRGVVGQIAPWNYPLELSVGDALPAFVAGNAVVMKPDTETCLTALWARDLLVEAGLPADVFQVVLGEGPVVGPEVVRHADYVSFTGSTRTGREVAQGAAARLIGVSLELGGKNAMLVLEDADIEKAAAGAVRACFSSAGQLCISIERLYVHESIADAFVERFAARTRAMRLGTSLAYGADMGSLVGERQLETVTRHVEEAVAKGATVVAGGVARPDVGPYFFEPTILDGVTEPMSVCTEETFGPVVSIYRFKTDDEAIEHANSTPYGLNSSVWTKDGRRGREVASRVRAGTVNVNEGYAAAYGSVQSPMGGMKDSGLGRRHGSEGILKYTEAQTVAQQRLLPMAPALGMDDEKYAAFMSTSLKVMKALRLR, via the coding sequence ATGACGGACTCGCAGGCCCCGGAGAAGACTTCGGAACAGACGCCGGAAACGACTGGCACCAACCCCCTCGCCCCCGCTCCCATCGGCGTCCGCACCGCCGCCGACGTGGTGACCCCCGAGCTGGTGGCCCAGCTCACCAAGGGGGTGACCGGCTCCGGCCGCACGGCCAACCACACGCCGTTCACCGGTGAGAAGCTCGCCGACCTGCCCGAGTCCACCCCCGAGGACGTCCTCAAGGCCTACGAGGCCGCCCGTGCCGCCCAGGCGGTGTGGGCGAAGACGCCGGTCCGCGAACGCGCCGCAGTCCTGCTCCGCTTCCACGACCTGGTGCTGGAGCGCCAGGCCGAGGTGCTCGACCTCATCCAGCTGGAGACCGGCAAGGCCCGTCTGCACGCCCACGAGGAGGTGCAGGCCGTCGCGGTCGCCGCCCGCCACTACGGCCGCAAGGCCCCCTTCTACCTGCGCCCCAAGCGGCACGCCGGCGCCATGCCGACCCTCACCAAGGTCACCGAGCTGCGCCACCCGCGCGGTGTCGTGGGTCAGATCGCCCCCTGGAACTACCCGCTGGAGCTGTCGGTCGGCGACGCGCTGCCGGCGTTCGTCGCGGGCAACGCGGTCGTCATGAAGCCGGACACGGAGACCTGCCTGACCGCGCTGTGGGCCCGTGACCTGCTCGTCGAGGCCGGTCTGCCCGCGGACGTCTTCCAGGTCGTCCTGGGCGAGGGGCCCGTCGTCGGCCCCGAGGTCGTCCGGCACGCCGACTACGTGTCCTTCACCGGCTCGACCCGCACCGGCCGCGAGGTCGCACAGGGCGCCGCAGCCCGGCTGATCGGCGTCTCCCTCGAACTCGGCGGCAAGAACGCCATGCTGGTGCTGGAGGACGCCGACATCGAGAAGGCGGCGGCAGGCGCGGTGCGCGCCTGCTTCTCCTCGGCCGGCCAGCTCTGCATCTCGATCGAGCGGCTGTACGTCCACGAGTCGATCGCGGACGCCTTCGTCGAGCGCTTCGCCGCCCGCACCCGGGCCATGCGCCTCGGCACCTCCCTGGCCTACGGCGCCGACATGGGCTCGCTGGTCGGCGAGCGTCAGCTGGAGACCGTGACCCGGCATGTCGAGGAGGCCGTCGCCAAGGGCGCCACGGTCGTCGCCGGCGGCGTCGCCCGCCCCGACGTGGGCCCGTACTTCTTCGAGCCGACCATCCTCGACGGTGTCACGGAGCCCATGTCCGTCTGCACCGAGGAGACCTTCGGCCCGGTCGTCTCGATCTACCGCTTCAAGACCGACGACGAGGCGATCGAGCACGCCAACTCCACCCCGTACGGCCTGAACTCGTCGGTGTGGACGAAGGACGGCCGCCGCGGCCGGGAGGTCGCCTCCCGCGTGCGGGCCGGCACCGTGAACGTCAATGAGGGCTACGCCGCCGCCTACGGCAGCGTCCAGTCGCCGATGGGCGGCATGAAGGACTCCGGCCTCGGCCGCCGGCACGGCTCCGAGGGCATCCTCAAGTACACGGAGGCGCAGACGGTGGCCCAGCAGCGCCTGCTGCCGATGGCGCCGGCACTCGGCATGGACGACGAGAAGTACGCGGCGTTCATGAGCACCAGCCTGAAGGTGATGAAGGCACTCCGGCTGCGCTAG